One Urocitellus parryii isolate mUroPar1 chromosome 8, mUroPar1.hap1, whole genome shotgun sequence DNA window includes the following coding sequences:
- the LOC113191207 gene encoding glutathione S-transferase A3-like isoform X1 yields the protein MAGKPILHYFDGRARMESIRWLLAAAGVEFEEKFMKTRDDLEKLRKDGSLMFQQVPMVEIDGMKLVQTRAILNYIAAKYNLYGKDIKERALIDMYSEGMVDLNEMVLLYPYLPSRDKDGRLTQIKEKSRNRYFPAFEKVLTSHGQDYLVGNRLSKADVHLTELLYHTEELDSTVLANFPLLKALRTRVSNLPTVKKFLQPGSQRKPFDDRKCVEIARKLFS from the exons ATGGCAGGGAAACCCATTCTTCACTACTTTGATGGACGGGCCAGAATGGAGTCCATCCGATGGCTCTTGGCCGCAGCTGGTGTCGAG TTTGAAGAGAAATTCATGAAAACTCGAGATGACTTGGAAAAGTTAAGAAAAG ATGGGAGTTTGATGTTCCAGCAGGTGCCCATGGTGGAGATCGATGGGATGAAGCTGGTGCAGACCAGAGCCATTCTCAACTACATTGCTGCCAAATACAACCTCTATGGGAAGGACATAAAGGAGAGAGCCCT aATTGATATGTATTCAGAAGGGATGGTAGATTTGAATGAAATGGTCCTTCTTTACCCATACCTTCCATCTAGGGACAAAGATGGAAGACTTACTCAGATCAAAGAGAAATCGAGAAACCGTTATTTTCCTGCCTTTGAGAAG GTGTTAACCAGCCATGGGCAAGACTACCTGGTTGGCAACAGGCTGAGCAAGGCTGACGTTCACCTCACTGAACTTCTCTACCACACAGAAGAGCTGGACTCCACTGTTCTGGCCAACTTCCCTCTACTGAAG GCCCTGAGAACCAGAGTCAGCAACCTGCCCACGGTGAAGAAGTTTCTGCAGCCTGGCAGCCAGAGGAAGCCCTTTGATGATAGAAAATGTGTGGAAATAGCAAGGAAGCTTTTCAGTTAA
- the LOC113191207 gene encoding glutathione S-transferase A3-like isoform X2: MAGKPILHYFDGRARMESIRWLLAAAGVEFEEKFMKTRDDLEKLRKDGSLMFQQVPMVEIDGMKLVQTRAILNYIAAKYNLYGKDIKERALDKDGRLTQIKEKSRNRYFPAFEKVLTSHGQDYLVGNRLSKADVHLTELLYHTEELDSTVLANFPLLKALRTRVSNLPTVKKFLQPGSQRKPFDDRKCVEIARKLFS; encoded by the exons ATGGCAGGGAAACCCATTCTTCACTACTTTGATGGACGGGCCAGAATGGAGTCCATCCGATGGCTCTTGGCCGCAGCTGGTGTCGAG TTTGAAGAGAAATTCATGAAAACTCGAGATGACTTGGAAAAGTTAAGAAAAG ATGGGAGTTTGATGTTCCAGCAGGTGCCCATGGTGGAGATCGATGGGATGAAGCTGGTGCAGACCAGAGCCATTCTCAACTACATTGCTGCCAAATACAACCTCTATGGGAAGGACATAAAGGAGAGAGCCCT GGACAAAGATGGAAGACTTACTCAGATCAAAGAGAAATCGAGAAACCGTTATTTTCCTGCCTTTGAGAAG GTGTTAACCAGCCATGGGCAAGACTACCTGGTTGGCAACAGGCTGAGCAAGGCTGACGTTCACCTCACTGAACTTCTCTACCACACAGAAGAGCTGGACTCCACTGTTCTGGCCAACTTCCCTCTACTGAAG GCCCTGAGAACCAGAGTCAGCAACCTGCCCACGGTGAAGAAGTTTCTGCAGCCTGGCAGCCAGAGGAAGCCCTTTGATGATAGAAAATGTGTGGAAATAGCAAGGAAGCTTTTCAGTTAA